The window TTGCGGCGAGCTGCCTTGCCATCGCCTTCTTCACCATAGCGGTCACGGCAGTTTTTTTCGCTTTTCAGTACCGCATCTTTTATGCGCAGTGGCACGCACCGGCATTTTCCCGCATCTGGTTTTTCCAGCAGCTCTTCACCTCGCTCGGCGCCATCTACCAGTTCTGCATTCTGGGCCTTCGCCTTTATTTTCCATTTGCCGCCGTTCCGCTGCTGCTTGCAGGCCTTATCCTTTGCAGACGGGCACATGGAGCGCCGCGCATCCGTTCAGACGCACAAAGGACGCCCTGACACTTTGAATATGCGCATCGGGCCGATGCGCAGGCCTGATAGCTGATTGAGATTACCGGAACACTTTGCTAAACGGGCAGCAAAATTCCTCCACAGAGAATTCCACACAAAGAAAGTCATTGCCATGATCCCTCGTTACTCCCGGCCGGAAATGGTCGCCATCTGGTCGCCGGAAACAAAGTTCCGCATCTGGTTCGAGATCGAGGCGCATGCCTGTGACGCGTTGGCCGAACTCGGCGTCATCCCCAAATCGGCTGCCCAGACCATCTGGGAAAAGGGCGGCAGCGCCACTTTCGACGTCGCCCGCATCGACGAGATCGAGGCCGTCACCAAGCACGACGTCATCGCTTTCCTGACGCACCTTGCCGAATTTGTCGGACCCGACAGCCGTTTCGTCCACCAGGGCATGACCTCCTCCGACGTGCTGGACACCACGCTCAACATCCAGCTCGTCCGCGCCGCCGATCTGCTGCTCGCCGATATGGACCGGGTGCTCGCCGCACTGAAGACCCGCGCCTTCGAACACAAGAACACGGTGCGCATCGGCCGCAGTCACGGCATCCATGCCGAGCCGACCACCATGGGCCTGACCTTTGCCCGCTTTTATGCCGAGATGCACCGCAACCGCGAGCGCCTCGTCAATGCCCGTGCGGAAATCGCCACTGGCGCGATCTCCGGCGCCGTCGGCACCTTCGCCAATATCGACCCGCGCGTGGAAGAACATGTCTGTGCCAAGCTCGGCCTCATTCCCGAGCCGGTCTCCACGCAGGTCATCCCGCGTGACCGTCACGCCATGTTCTTCGCCGTCCTCGGCGTCATCGCCTCCTCGATTGAAAACGTCGCCATCGAAATCCGCCACATGCAGCGCACCGAGGTTCTGGAAGCGGAAGAGTTCTTCTCTCCCGGCCAGAAGGGTTCCTCCGCCATGCCGCACAAGCGCAACCCGGTGCTCACCGAAAACCTGACGGGCCTTGCCCGTCTGGTGCGCATGTCGGTCGTCCCGGCGATGGAAAACGTGGCGCTCTGGCATGAGCGGGATATCAGCCACTCCTCTGTGGAGCGCGCCATCGGCCCTGACACCACCGTTACCCTCGACTTCGCACTGAACCGCCTTGCCGGCGTCATCGAAAAGCTGGTGATCTACCCGGACAACATGTTGAAGAACATGAACAAGTTCCGTGGCCTCGTGCATTCGCAGCGCGTTCTCTTGGCGCTGACGCAGGCCGGCGTTTCGCGTGAGGACGCCTACCGCCTGGTGCAGCGCAACGCCATGAAGGTCTGGGAACAGGGTGCGGATTTCCTTGAGGAACTGCTGGGCGATGAGGAAGTGCGCGCCGCCCTTCCCGAAGATGCCATCCGCGAGAAGTTCGATCTCGGCTACCACACCAAGCATGTCGACACGATCTTCAAGCGCGTCTTCGGCAACGCCTGAGCAAACACCCTGAAGTTAATGCCGTCGCGGCCTTGATCGCGGCGGCATCACGACACAGATATGGGCGCATGAAAGTTTCAGAAGCAGATATCCTCATCGTACCGGGTTACACCAATTCCGGCCCAGACCACTGGCAGACCCGCTGGGAGCGCAAGCTTTCCACCGCGCGCCGTGTCGAGCAGGCCGAGTGGACAAAACCGGTGAGGCACGATTGGGTGGCGCGGCTGGTGGAAGAGGTCAACGCCTCGACCAAGCCGGTCGTTCTCGTCGCCCATTCACTGGGTGTACCGACCGTCATCCACGCCATTCCGGAAATCGGCAGGAAAGTTGCAGGCGCGCTTCTCGTCGCACCGCCGGATGTCGCCAATCCGGATATCCGGCCGAAACATCTGATGACCTTCGGCCCCTATCCGCGCGATCCGTTGCCATTTCCGGCCATCACCATCGCCAGCCGCAACGATCCCTTCGGCTCCTATGAACATGCCGACGATATTGCCGCCGCCTGGGGTTCGCTGCTGATCGATGCCGGCATGTCCGGTCATATCAACGCCGAGTCCGGCCATGGACCATGGCCCGAAGGCGGCATGGTGTTCGCCCAGTTCCTGAGCCGCCTGAAGGCAAACGAGCCCTGAGAGGTACGAAGGGCGAGACCCGTCCCGCCCCTCGCCGCTCGCGCCGGCCGATTTTCAGCCATGGGACATTGTCGGCCCGACATAAGAATTGAAGGGAAGATATGCGCGCTGCATTGTAGAATGCACTCTTTTCCTTTATGGGACCGCTCAAAGACAGAAACGTAACGCCACCAGAATCGGCGTCAACCAAGAGACCTGCCATTATGAACCGTCGCCGCCGTATTTACGAAGGCAAGGCCAAGATCCTCTACGAAGGTCCGGAGCCAGGCACGCTTATCCAGTTCTTCAAGGACGATGCGACCGCCTTCAACAAGAAGAAGCACGAAGTCATCGACGGCAAGGGTGTGCTGAACAACCGTATCTGCGAATATGTCTTCACGCATCTGAACAAGATCGGCATTCCCACCCACTTCATCCGCCGCCTCAACATGCGCGAGCAGCTGATCAAGGAAGTGGAGATGATCCCGCTCGAGATCGTCGTGCGCAACGTCGCCGCCGGCTCGCTCTCCAAGCGCCTCGGTATCGACGAAGGCGTGGTCCTGCCGCGCTCCATCATCGAATTCTATTACAAGTCGGATGAGCTGGAAGACCCGATGGTCTCCGAAGAGCACATCACGGCCTTCGGCTGGGCCAACCCCGCCGAGCTTGACGACATCATGGCGCTTGCCATCCGCGTCAACGACTTCCTGTCCGGCCTCTTCCTCGGCGTCGGCATCCAGCTCGTCGATTTCAAGATCGAATGCGGCCGCCTTTTCGAAGGCGACATGATGCGCATCATCCTCGCCGACGAGATTTCGCCAGACAGCTGCCGTCTCTGGGACATCGAGACCCAGAAGAAGATGGACAAGGACCTGTTCCGCCGCGACATGGGCGGGCTTCTCGAAGCCTATTCCGAAGTTGCGCGCCGTCTCGGCATCATCAATGAAAACGAACCGATCCGCGGCACCGGCCCTGTCCTCGTGAAGTAATATCGGCCTCGTGAAGTAATATCGACACCGCAAGGGTAAAATCAGGAGAAGATCAGGTGATCAAGGCACGGGTGACTGTTACGCTGAAGAACGGCGTTC is drawn from Agrobacterium tumefaciens and contains these coding sequences:
- a CDS encoding serine hydrolase family protein is translated as MKVSEADILIVPGYTNSGPDHWQTRWERKLSTARRVEQAEWTKPVRHDWVARLVEEVNASTKPVVLVAHSLGVPTVIHAIPEIGRKVAGALLVAPPDVANPDIRPKHLMTFGPYPRDPLPFPAITIASRNDPFGSYEHADDIAAAWGSLLIDAGMSGHINAESGHGPWPEGGMVFAQFLSRLKANEP
- a CDS encoding adenylosuccinate lyase → MIPRYSRPEMVAIWSPETKFRIWFEIEAHACDALAELGVIPKSAAQTIWEKGGSATFDVARIDEIEAVTKHDVIAFLTHLAEFVGPDSRFVHQGMTSSDVLDTTLNIQLVRAADLLLADMDRVLAALKTRAFEHKNTVRIGRSHGIHAEPTTMGLTFARFYAEMHRNRERLVNARAEIATGAISGAVGTFANIDPRVEEHVCAKLGLIPEPVSTQVIPRDRHAMFFAVLGVIASSIENVAIEIRHMQRTEVLEAEEFFSPGQKGSSAMPHKRNPVLTENLTGLARLVRMSVVPAMENVALWHERDISHSSVERAIGPDTTVTLDFALNRLAGVIEKLVIYPDNMLKNMNKFRGLVHSQRVLLALTQAGVSREDAYRLVQRNAMKVWEQGADFLEELLGDEEVRAALPEDAIREKFDLGYHTKHVDTIFKRVFGNA
- a CDS encoding phosphoribosylaminoimidazolesuccinocarboxamide synthase; its protein translation is MNRRRRIYEGKAKILYEGPEPGTLIQFFKDDATAFNKKKHEVIDGKGVLNNRICEYVFTHLNKIGIPTHFIRRLNMREQLIKEVEMIPLEIVVRNVAAGSLSKRLGIDEGVVLPRSIIEFYYKSDELEDPMVSEEHITAFGWANPAELDDIMALAIRVNDFLSGLFLGVGIQLVDFKIECGRLFEGDMMRIILADEISPDSCRLWDIETQKKMDKDLFRRDMGGLLEAYSEVARRLGIINENEPIRGTGPVLVK